The following proteins are co-located in the Clostridiales bacterium genome:
- a CDS encoding energy-coupling factor transporter ATPase, which produces MSLIEVKNVKYAYNYGSQDAIIAVNDVSFSINEGEFVALVGHNGSGKSTLAKMLNGLIIPLDGDVLIDGMNTRDDSLLYDIRRQIGVVFQNPDNQMVATIIEDDVAFGPENLGLDPEEIRQRVDWALKAVGMEKHKKGMPFKLSGGQKQRVAIAGVLAIKPRILVLDESTSMLDPKGRTEVLNVIKRLNKEENITVVLITHYMDEATDTDRIIILNKGKIAYIGGKEIFLEEQRLKSYGLNVPSHIHIANSLRQGGMDIGQIWSESDLEEEICRLL; this is translated from the coding sequence ATGTCTTTAATAGAAGTAAAAAACGTAAAATACGCTTATAATTACGGCAGCCAAGACGCTATCATCGCCGTTAACGATGTTTCCTTTAGCATCAACGAAGGCGAGTTTGTGGCGCTTGTGGGTCATAACGGCAGCGGCAAATCCACTTTGGCCAAAATGCTAAACGGGCTTATCATCCCATTGGACGGCGATGTCTTAATTGATGGGATGAACACGCGCGACGATTCCTTGCTATACGATATAAGACGGCAAATAGGCGTAGTGTTTCAAAATCCCGACAACCAAATGGTAGCCACCATAATAGAAGACGACGTCGCTTTCGGGCCCGAGAATTTGGGTCTAGACCCAGAAGAGATACGGCAAAGGGTGGATTGGGCGCTAAAAGCCGTTGGAATGGAAAAGCACAAAAAAGGCATGCCTTTTAAGTTGAGCGGCGGGCAAAAACAGCGCGTAGCGATAGCGGGCGTTTTGGCGATAAAACCAAGGATTTTGGTATTGGACGAGTCCACCTCTATGCTGGACCCAAAAGGCAGGACCGAAGTCCTGAATGTGATTAAGCGCCTTAATAAAGAAGAAAACATAACAGTTGTGTTGATCACCCATTATATGGACGAAGCCACGGATACGGACCGTATCATTATATTGAATAAAGGAAAAATAGCTTATATCGGCGGCAAAGAAATATTTTTGGAGGAACAAAGACTAAAAAGCTACGGGCTAAATGTCCCGTCCCATATTCATATCGCCAATTCTTTGCGCCAA
- a CDS encoding YitT family protein: protein MKKTNKFFYFLGIGAVLIVSSALRAFGIHSFIVPNVFAPGGVTGIASMVEILSNGAINSGYIIFALNIPLIIISFKYLNWDFTLKTLASTILISLMLIGLEQLELNTDITFRYAPQQKILAALAGGVLNGAALAIMLKIGGSTGGTDILAALVNKKYSATGISYFIFFFDGIIVLVSAVLFSSLDPIMLSIVEMFVGARVSETILQGFKSAVRFEIIIDDPDELAAVIMQKLNRGVTCIKA from the coding sequence ATGAAAAAGACAAATAAGTTTTTTTATTTTTTGGGTATAGGCGCGGTGCTAATTGTCTCCAGCGCGCTGAGGGCGTTTGGAATTCATTCTTTTATCGTTCCCAATGTCTTCGCCCCGGGCGGGGTCACAGGCATAGCCTCAATGGTGGAAATTTTATCCAATGGCGCAATCAATTCCGGTTATATAATCTTTGCCCTTAACATACCATTGATTATTATTTCTTTTAAATATTTGAACTGGGATTTTACCCTAAAAACTTTGGCCTCTACCATATTAATTTCTTTAATGCTGATTGGTTTGGAGCAGCTTGAGCTTAATACCGATATTACTTTTAGATACGCGCCCCAGCAAAAAATTTTGGCGGCGCTTGCGGGAGGGGTTTTGAACGGCGCGGCCTTGGCTATTATGTTAAAAATAGGCGGCAGCACGGGCGGAACGGATATTTTGGCCGCATTAGTAAACAAAAAATACAGCGCGACAGGCATCTCGTATTTTATCTTTTTCTTTGACGGCATTATCGTCTTGGTAAGCGCTGTCTTGTTTTCAAGCCTTGACCCTATTATGCTTTCTATAGTTGAAATGTTTGTGGGCGCGCGAGTAAGCGAGACAATCTTGCAGGGCTTCAAATCGGCCGTAAGGTTTGAGATAATAATTGACGACCCCGATGAATTGGCCGCTGTGATAATGCAAAAACTCAATCGCGGCGTGACTTGCATAAAAGCTAA